From Methanomicrobiales archaeon HGW-Methanomicrobiales-1, a single genomic window includes:
- a CDS encoding TATA-box-binding protein (TFIID; binds specifically to the TATA box and functions in transcription) produces MNKEKGQSPKIENIVASGSVADSIDLEMLSAKIDSCDLNKKRFPGAVLRLQDPKIAVLVFSSGKVVLTGAKSPEDLVRGQKVLIQKMKEAGVICHDKPSVAITNMVCSYDLKKYINLNKVVITLNVENIEYEPEQFPGLVYRIADPKIVVLIFSSGKIILTGGKTMENVERGVVFLEQMLKQI; encoded by the coding sequence ATGAATAAAGAAAAAGGTCAGTCTCCAAAGATCGAAAATATTGTTGCTTCGGGATCTGTCGCTGATTCGATCGATCTTGAGATGCTCTCTGCCAAAATAGACAGCTGCGACCTCAATAAAAAACGATTTCCCGGTGCAGTATTACGCCTTCAGGACCCCAAAATCGCGGTACTCGTATTTTCTTCGGGAAAGGTAGTATTAACCGGCGCCAAAAGCCCGGAGGATTTGGTCCGTGGCCAGAAGGTTCTCATCCAGAAAATGAAAGAGGCCGGAGTAATCTGCCATGATAAACCGAGTGTGGCCATTACCAATATGGTCTGTTCCTATGACCTCAAAAAGTACATTAACCTCAATAAGGTCGTTATCACGCTCAATGTGGAAAATATCGAATATGAACCGGAACAGTTTCCCGGGTTAGTATACCGTATAGCAGATCCAAAAATTGTTGTTCTTATCTTTTCATCAGGAAAAATAATCCTTACCGGGGGAAAAACCATGGAAAATGTAGAGAGAGGAGTTGTATTCCTTGAACAAATGTTAAAACAGATTTAA
- a CDS encoding DUF91 domain-containing protein: MGDIRLFKINGKAVSELQGSSSSIERSLQSFMESQLNDLLGVRFLATEYSTGKTHGGRIDTLGIDENGCPVIIEFKRAMNENVINQGLYYLDWLLDHKAEFELAVQKKFGKDIANIIEWSSPRLLCIAGDFTKYDIHAIQQINRNIELIRYRNYYPDLFLLELVNVKNADSNGLTILKDGEKKETIYKTVSEQMDSCDTELCDIYESLKSYAEALGDDVQVKILKYYIAFKRINNFACVEIFPQKKELKVYLKIDPNTITLEKGFSRDVSDIGHWGTGNLELVIKTDNDLEKAKPLIAQSYDKM, encoded by the coding sequence ATGGGAGACATCAGACTTTTTAAAATAAACGGCAAGGCCGTTTCAGAGCTTCAGGGATCATCATCCTCGATTGAAAGATCTCTCCAGTCATTCATGGAATCTCAACTCAATGATCTTCTGGGTGTACGGTTTCTGGCAACGGAATACTCCACCGGAAAAACACACGGAGGCCGAATCGATACATTGGGTATAGATGAAAACGGGTGCCCGGTGATTATTGAGTTCAAGCGTGCGATGAACGAGAATGTTATCAACCAGGGTCTTTACTATCTCGACTGGCTTCTCGATCATAAAGCAGAGTTCGAGCTTGCAGTCCAGAAAAAATTCGGTAAAGACATTGCTAATATAATCGAATGGAGTAGTCCCCGGTTACTATGTATTGCTGGTGATTTTACCAAGTATGACATTCATGCAATCCAACAAATCAATCGCAATATCGAGCTCATCAGATATCGCAACTATTATCCTGATCTTTTTCTTCTGGAACTTGTCAATGTGAAAAATGCAGATTCTAACGGTTTGACAATTTTAAAAGATGGGGAAAAGAAAGAGACAATTTACAAAACAGTTTCAGAGCAAATGGACTCTTGTGACACAGAACTCTGCGATATATATGAGTCATTGAAATCATATGCCGAAGCTCTTGGAGATGATGTCCAGGTAAAAATTCTGAAATATTACATTGCCTTCAAACGGATCAACAATTTTGCATGTGTTGAAATTTTCCCCCAGAAAAAGGAACTTAAAGTGTATCTGAAAATTGATCCCAACACGATTACTCTTGAAAAAGGATTTTCCCGCGATGTTAGCGACATTGGACATTGGGGAACGGGCAATCTGGAACTTGTCATAAAAACAGATAATGACCTTGAAAAAGCAAAACCGCTGATAGCCCAGAGTTACGACAAAATGTAA
- a CDS encoding transposase: MKIPQKPPDIKGSFSEEYESFASIFFSEGEESKEIRHLIRKYNESEYIHWDDLRRKKIPYDPTLFWYAIKDQRRTKYRRIKIGDEKFLFYSPETFQKQLHRIDKASPASFDWLFGEFPSEANKKQYLANSLMEEAIASSQLEGAATTRPEAKKILREGRKPKNTSERMIVNNYQTIRRLKELRDKPLSRELILEIHHEITQGTLESEADETEFRTCDDIVVGSKADPTKIYHYPPECRKIPAMMDDLIAFANSDDEFIHPIVKAIIIHFLIGYIHPFNDGNGRTARALFYWFALKHHYDLLEYISISRIFVHAPAQYARAYLLTETDSNDMTYFIDFNIQIIGRALEDLKQYIIHRKQEESASLHLVEQIPDLSFRQAEILRDFIRYPTRYYTISEIAGKYKVSLPTARTDLLLLEEKGKLKKYQDGKRQVFMYRGKGKVQKNGGD; this comes from the coding sequence ATGAAGATACCTCAAAAGCCACCGGATATAAAGGGAAGTTTCTCGGAGGAGTATGAGTCCTTTGCTTCAATTTTTTTCTCAGAGGGGGAGGAATCCAAAGAGATCCGCCATTTGATCCGCAAATACAATGAATCAGAGTATATACACTGGGACGATCTCCGTCGAAAAAAAATCCCCTATGACCCTACCCTGTTCTGGTACGCGATAAAAGACCAACGCAGGACCAAGTACCGAAGGATAAAGATCGGAGATGAAAAATTCCTCTTCTACTCCCCGGAAACATTCCAGAAACAACTCCACCGCATCGATAAGGCATCCCCTGCATCTTTCGACTGGCTGTTTGGAGAATTTCCCAGTGAGGCGAATAAGAAACAATATCTCGCAAATTCCCTGATGGAGGAAGCCATCGCTTCAAGCCAGCTTGAAGGGGCCGCGACAACCCGGCCGGAAGCCAAGAAGATCCTGCGGGAAGGAAGGAAGCCGAAAAACACTTCCGAACGGATGATCGTCAACAACTACCAGACGATCCGCCGCCTCAAGGAGCTGCGGGACAAGCCATTGTCCCGGGAACTCATCTTAGAGATCCACCATGAGATCACCCAGGGGACCTTAGAGAGCGAAGCCGATGAAACGGAATTCCGGACCTGTGATGATATTGTTGTAGGCAGCAAAGCAGACCCGACAAAGATCTACCATTACCCGCCCGAGTGCAGGAAAATCCCGGCAATGATGGATGATCTCATTGCATTTGCCAATAGTGACGATGAATTCATTCACCCGATTGTCAAAGCGATTATCATCCATTTCCTGATCGGGTACATCCACCCGTTCAATGACGGTAACGGCAGGACCGCCCGGGCGCTCTTCTACTGGTTTGCCCTCAAGCATCACTATGACCTGCTGGAATACATCTCGATCTCGCGGATCTTCGTGCATGCACCGGCCCAGTACGCCCGGGCCTACCTGCTGACCGAGACCGACAGCAACGACATGACTTATTTCATTGATTTCAATATCCAGATCATCGGCCGGGCACTGGAGGACCTGAAACAGTATATCATCCACAGGAAGCAGGAAGAATCGGCATCACTCCATCTCGTTGAACAGATTCCCGACCTGTCATTCCGCCAGGCAGAGATTCTCCGGGACTTCATCCGGTACCCGACCCGGTACTACACCATCAGCGAGATTGCCGGGAAATACAAGGTGTCCTTACCCACTGCGAGAACCGATCTCCTGCTGCTTGAGGAGAAGGGGAAGCTGAAGAAATACCAGGATGGCAAGCGGCAGGTGTTTATGTACCGGGGGAAGGGGAAGGTGCAGAAAAATGGTGGAGATTAG
- a CDS encoding hydroxyacid dehydrogenase: MLFYQSENGTSRIEVRLEEGTVWLTQALLAELYQITKQNVSLHIRNILAEGEHSRTATVKEYLTVQNEGTRTVQRSIEYYNLDMILAIGYRVRSPRGTQFRRWATERLSEYLIKGFVLDDERLREGKSIGADYFDELLERIRDIRASEKRFYQKIKDIYTLAIDYDPHAETTLGFFRIVQNKLHWAITGHTAAEIIAERADASLPNMGLTAWKGAKVRKSDVTVAKNYLDETEIRQLNRIITMYLDYAETQAERKQPVYMIEWREKLDNFLKFNEREILEDAGKISMEIAQHLALEEFEKFSLRRLAEENASSDTEFEAAAKMIEHKKRGN; this comes from the coding sequence ATTCTCTTTTACCAGTCCGAAAACGGGACAAGCCGTATTGAGGTTCGGCTCGAAGAAGGAACGGTATGGCTCACCCAAGCACTCCTCGCTGAACTCTACCAGATAACCAAACAGAATGTCAGCCTCCATATCAGGAATATTCTGGCAGAGGGAGAACACTCGCGGACAGCAACTGTCAAGGAATACTTGACAGTTCAAAATGAAGGGACCCGAACCGTTCAGCGCTCTATTGAATACTACAATCTTGACATGATCCTCGCCATTGGCTACCGCGTCCGTTCCCCCCGGGGCACGCAGTTCCGCAGGTGGGCGACCGAACGGTTGAGCGAATACCTCATCAAAGGATTCGTACTCGATGACGAGCGGCTCAGGGAAGGAAAGAGCATCGGTGCGGACTACTTCGATGAACTGCTCGAACGCATCCGGGATATCCGGGCATCCGAGAAGCGGTTCTACCAGAAGATTAAGGATATTTATACGCTCGCGATCGATTACGATCCGCATGCGGAAACAACGCTCGGGTTTTTCAGGATCGTGCAGAACAAGCTGCATTGGGCAATCACCGGCCATACCGCTGCGGAGATTATTGCAGAACGGGCCGATGCATCCCTGCCGAATATGGGGCTTACTGCCTGGAAAGGGGCAAAGGTGAGAAAGAGCGATGTCACCGTTGCGAAAAATTACCTTGACGAGACGGAGATCCGGCAGCTCAATCGCATCATCACCATGTATCTCGATTATGCCGAGACCCAGGCCGAACGAAAACAGCCCGTGTACATGATCGAGTGGAGAGAGAAACTGGATAATTTCCTCAAATTCAATGAGCGGGAAATTCTTGAGGATGCCGGGAAAATATCCATGGAAATTGCACAGCACCTCGCATTAGAAGAATTTGAAAAATTTTCCCTGCGCCGGCTCGCTGAAGAAAATGCGTCTTCCGATACAGAGTTCGAGGCTGCTGCAAAAATGATTGAGCACAAGAAACGCGGGAACTAA
- the fen gene encoding flap endonuclease-1, whose protein sequence is MGVALRDILADYKTPVTLETIPGIAAIDANNTLYQFLTIIRQPDGTPLMDGRGRVTSHLSGILFRIANFMDKGIKPVFVFDGKPGELKQATVDQRRQLRDTAGERWKEAVERGDEAEAYKQARSATRVDAEIIASSKELLGLLGIPFVQAPGEGEAQASYMVAKGEARYVVSQDYDTLLFGAPTLVRNLTVSGKRKIRGRQITVSPERLVLSEVLNGLHLTREQLIEISILIGTDFNPGVAGVGAKTGLKIVQKGEFAAKLKEKQPDFDPAPVMDLFLHPPVTDDYNLVWGHPDTAGIKKMLCDGYEFSEDRINKALENFSVKAGQKTLESWF, encoded by the coding sequence ATGGGCGTTGCACTACGGGACATTCTGGCAGACTATAAGACACCGGTTACACTGGAAACCATTCCCGGTATCGCAGCTATCGATGCGAACAATACCCTCTACCAGTTCCTAACCATCATCCGGCAGCCGGACGGCACCCCGCTGATGGACGGGCGCGGGCGGGTCACCTCCCACCTCTCCGGCATCCTGTTCCGGATTGCAAATTTCATGGACAAGGGGATCAAGCCGGTCTTTGTGTTTGACGGGAAACCCGGCGAGCTCAAGCAGGCAACGGTTGACCAGCGCAGGCAGCTCCGCGATACTGCGGGGGAACGCTGGAAAGAAGCAGTCGAACGCGGGGATGAGGCCGAGGCCTACAAGCAGGCGCGATCGGCAACCCGGGTGGATGCGGAGATTATCGCGTCTTCCAAGGAACTCCTAGGTCTGCTGGGCATCCCGTTCGTGCAGGCACCCGGGGAGGGGGAGGCACAGGCCTCCTACATGGTGGCAAAAGGGGAAGCCCGGTATGTGGTGTCGCAGGACTATGATACGCTCCTGTTCGGGGCCCCTACCCTTGTCCGCAATCTCACGGTGAGCGGCAAGCGCAAGATCCGGGGCCGGCAGATCACGGTGAGCCCGGAGCGGCTGGTTCTCTCGGAAGTGCTCAACGGCCTGCACCTTACCCGCGAGCAGCTGATCGAGATCAGCATCCTGATCGGCACCGATTTCAACCCGGGCGTTGCGGGTGTGGGCGCAAAGACCGGCCTCAAGATCGTGCAGAAAGGGGAGTTTGCTGCAAAGCTCAAAGAGAAGCAGCCGGACTTCGATCCGGCCCCGGTGATGGATCTTTTCCTGCACCCCCCGGTAACGGACGATTACAACCTCGTCTGGGGGCACCCTGATACAGCAGGGATAAAAAAGATGCTCTGCGACGGCTATGAATTCTCGGAAGACCGGATAAACAAGGCGCTTGAGAATTTCTCGGTCAAGGCAGGGCAGAAGACGCTGGAGAGCTGGTTTTAA
- a CDS encoding GTP-binding protein, which produces MEFEKMPTVPTADEILDRSFRRAAKKMKEKTNKERANEEFVRAVGAAVHDRLVYIIRGFPEFDDLPPFYRELADILYGIERIKMSLGAVGWAAKHTKMIGNQLAVQSRKAADTLIVRKRAVARLASMVHQIDKDLHFLNEVRNVLRHLPHVEDAYTIVIAGYPNVGKSSFIKRVSSAAPEVAAYPFTTKGVIVGHRDLPRERIQFVDTPGILDRPAEERNQIERQALSAMMNVADIVLFILDPSEHCGYSMKAQLHLRDEVAGMVDVPLIVVANKSDLVGGEGYLTMSTKTGDGVEAVLAEILTHKPEAEAKKKIVKDIRSPIKHETEETEIDVDTGEEIVVVRKRKVRKPRTARAGKDLSITT; this is translated from the coding sequence ATGGAATTTGAAAAAATGCCGACGGTGCCAACTGCGGACGAGATCCTCGACCGGAGTTTCCGCCGTGCAGCAAAGAAGATGAAGGAAAAGACCAACAAGGAACGCGCAAACGAAGAGTTTGTCCGGGCCGTTGGTGCAGCGGTTCATGATCGCCTTGTCTATATCATACGGGGATTTCCCGAATTCGATGACCTCCCCCCGTTTTACCGGGAACTGGCTGATATCCTCTACGGGATCGAGCGGATAAAAATGTCCCTTGGGGCCGTGGGCTGGGCTGCCAAGCACACCAAGATGATCGGAAACCAGCTGGCCGTGCAGTCCCGCAAGGCTGCCGACACCCTCATTGTGCGCAAGCGGGCGGTAGCCCGGCTCGCTTCGATGGTGCACCAGATCGATAAGGACCTGCATTTCTTAAACGAAGTGAGAAATGTCCTGCGCCATCTCCCCCATGTCGAAGACGCGTATACCATTGTGATTGCAGGCTACCCCAATGTAGGGAAATCCTCGTTTATCAAACGCGTCTCATCAGCAGCCCCCGAAGTGGCGGCATACCCGTTCACCACCAAGGGAGTTATTGTCGGTCACCGGGACCTTCCCCGCGAGCGGATCCAGTTCGTGGACACACCGGGCATTCTCGATCGCCCGGCAGAGGAACGCAACCAGATCGAGCGGCAGGCACTCTCTGCCATGATGAATGTTGCCGATATCGTGCTCTTCATCCTCGATCCCTCAGAGCACTGCGGCTACTCCATGAAAGCCCAGCTCCACCTGCGCGATGAAGTTGCAGGTATGGTGGATGTGCCATTGATTGTCGTTGCCAACAAGTCCGACCTTGTTGGAGGGGAAGGTTACCTGACGATGTCTACCAAGACCGGAGACGGTGTCGAGGCGGTACTCGCAGAGATCCTGACCCACAAGCCGGAAGCAGAGGCAAAGAAGAAGATAGTCAAGGATATCAGGTCTCCCATAAAGCATGAAACCGAAGAGACGGAGATAGATGTTGACACCGGTGAAGAGATAGTAGTTGTCCGGAAACGGAAGGTCCGTAAGCCCCGCACCGCCCGTGCGGGAAAGGATCTCTCGATAACAACCTGA
- a CDS encoding histone: protein MTELSQAAVERIIKKTGAERVSADACETLAELMEEYGMFLAKEAKKMSDHAGRKTMRGSDIRMAADMFK, encoded by the coding sequence ATGACTGAATTATCCCAGGCTGCAGTTGAACGAATTATCAAAAAGACCGGTGCCGAGCGTGTCAGTGCTGACGCCTGCGAGACTCTTGCAGAGCTGATGGAAGAGTATGGTATGTTCCTTGCAAAGGAAGCCAAGAAGATGTCAGATCATGCAGGCAGGAAAACCATGCGTGGATCCGATATCAGAATGGCTGCTGATATGTTTAAATGA
- a CDS encoding photosystem reaction center subunit H: MTRVFARTLSRKKIMSNDGKLIGTLKNIRVDFDSGQVLEMLIHPDQTFDTANYDMEDDKILKISFESVKDIKDYIVVDRFAARR; this comes from the coding sequence ATGACTCGTGTATTTGCCCGCACCCTTTCGCGCAAGAAGATTATGAGCAATGATGGTAAGCTTATCGGCACCCTGAAAAACATCAGGGTTGACTTTGATTCCGGGCAGGTTCTTGAGATGCTCATCCACCCGGATCAGACGTTCGATACGGCAAATTATGATATGGAAGATGACAAAATCTTAAAAATTTCCTTTGAATCGGTCAAGGATATTAAGGATTATATTGTAGTCGACCGCTTTGCGGCGCGAAGGTAG
- a CDS encoding phosphoglycolate phosphatase, producing MLKAVLTDIDGTITDSSRRINTGAINTIRSLVDDGIEVVLASGNTSCFMDALCKMIGTHGTFIAENGGVFRVGFNGTPRIKGDQGVCRTALEVLQAHYHSQGTELDLYSPTYRYADLAFGRTVPVGEVKMLLKDYPVKVLDTGYAIHLQSRGVDKGTALIALAEEMGLLPSDFLAVGDSLNDIQMLATAGIGATVANGHRDIKATAKYVAEKEYGDGFVEVIEKYASYLRAAKRSTTI from the coding sequence GTGTTAAAAGCAGTCCTGACGGATATTGACGGGACGATCACGGATTCGTCCCGCCGGATCAATACCGGTGCTATCAATACTATCAGGTCTCTTGTAGACGACGGAATAGAAGTGGTACTTGCAAGCGGGAATACCTCCTGCTTCATGGATGCCCTCTGCAAAATGATCGGAACCCATGGGACGTTCATTGCAGAGAACGGCGGGGTGTTCCGGGTCGGATTCAACGGCACCCCCCGCATCAAAGGGGACCAGGGGGTATGCCGCACTGCACTCGAAGTCTTGCAGGCGCATTACCACTCGCAGGGAACAGAGCTGGATCTCTACAGCCCCACCTATCGCTATGCCGACCTGGCATTTGGCCGTACCGTACCGGTCGGCGAAGTAAAAATGCTCTTAAAAGACTACCCGGTAAAGGTGCTCGATACCGGGTATGCCATCCACCTCCAGTCACGTGGGGTGGATAAGGGAACGGCCCTTATCGCACTGGCTGAGGAGATGGGGCTTTTACCTTCAGATTTTCTTGCGGTCGGCGATTCACTCAATGACATCCAGATGCTGGCAACTGCCGGCATCGGGGCAACCGTTGCAAATGGCCACCGGGATATCAAGGCAACGGCAAAGTATGTTGCAGAAAAAGAATATGGGGATGGATTTGTAGAAGTTATTGAAAAATATGCGTCCTACCTTCGCGCCGCAAAGCGGTCGACTACAATATAA
- a CDS encoding DNA repair and recombination protein RadA codes for MAEGPLSIEDLPGVGPSTADKLREAGYLSVESIATAAPAELSEVSEISESTAKKIIKAAREAADIGGFKTGKDIFEQRKDIKKLSFRVPELDALLGGGMETQAITEMYGEFGSGKSQIVHQMAVNVQLPTELGGLGGSAIYIDTENTFRPERIEQMVNGLGLDNIPDVEEFLQNIHIARAHTSDHQMLLIENSRDLAAELKDSDKPVKLFIIDSLTAHFRAEYAGRGTLAARQQKLNRHMHELFKLIDEHNGVGLVTNQVMSNPAVFFGDPTKPIGGNIVGHTATFRLYLRKSKGGKRIARLVDSPNLPEGEAPFIVEEAGLKSC; via the coding sequence ATGGCTGAAGGACCATTAAGCATTGAAGATTTACCGGGCGTAGGCCCGAGCACCGCAGACAAGCTCCGCGAAGCTGGTTACCTCTCGGTGGAAAGTATCGCAACCGCAGCGCCGGCAGAACTCTCTGAAGTCTCAGAGATATCCGAGTCAACCGCAAAAAAGATCATCAAGGCGGCACGTGAAGCTGCCGATATCGGCGGGTTCAAGACGGGAAAAGATATCTTTGAACAGAGGAAGGATATCAAAAAACTGTCCTTCCGGGTTCCTGAACTTGATGCCCTGCTTGGCGGAGGCATGGAGACCCAGGCCATCACCGAGATGTACGGTGAGTTCGGTTCCGGTAAGAGTCAGATCGTCCACCAGATGGCCGTCAACGTGCAGCTTCCCACAGAACTGGGCGGACTGGGCGGGAGTGCCATCTACATCGATACGGAGAATACCTTCCGCCCCGAGCGTATCGAGCAGATGGTAAACGGTCTCGGCCTGGATAACATCCCGGATGTGGAAGAATTTTTACAAAATATCCACATAGCCCGGGCTCACACCTCCGACCACCAGATGCTCCTTATTGAGAACTCCCGCGATCTTGCGGCAGAACTCAAGGACAGCGACAAACCGGTAAAACTCTTCATCATCGACTCGCTCACTGCCCACTTCCGGGCAGAATATGCCGGCAGGGGCACCCTTGCCGCCCGGCAGCAGAAACTGAACCGGCACATGCACGAACTCTTCAAGCTCATCGATGAGCACAACGGAGTCGGGCTTGTTACCAACCAGGTCATGTCCAACCCGGCAGTCTTCTTCGGCGACCCGACCAAGCCAATCGGCGGCAACATTGTCGGCCACACGGCCACCTTCCGTCTCTACCTGCGCAAGAGCAAGGGCGGAAAACGTATTGCACGTCTCGTGGACAGTCCCAACCTTCCCGAGGGAGAAGCTCCGTTCATTGTCGAAGAGGCAGGTCTCAAGTCGTGTTAA
- a CDS encoding nucleic acid-binding protein, with protein sequence MVLFHYALVDDLITTEEFERRVDTKIEECGDLVDEPTAAMMVIGELGRQHVKIKGLSGKSSLFSFFGKVIDKTEPKEFNRADGEKGWVATLLLGDETGTTRVVLWDEKAGAAIDVVIGDVLEIIGRHPGKSTKEIYALALRQASCEITCALPAQGTGADSLSNEPVDLDAVIISINEPRSFTRRDGTTSEMVEAVIGDDKGSARLVAWAPELLNDIAPGTTVHITGAKPNNKSEGRDYSLDETSTVAVTGTEISVPFTPLGSVSDQGIYSVKGQVKQMQQPRSFTTKSGTASWVRNILVSDEGEDLKLVLWGDFALIPLKTGDRVEAYHASAKPGRFGGIELGVGRGSAFRVPDETAQPIVFTGIIIHGNGCTFIDNGTDRYLIEGSFPHGTGLAVAGLLKGSRIIPERAEPVVLKPEDVLAHLQRFNESLKE encoded by the coding sequence GTGGTCCTCTTTCACTACGCACTGGTCGATGACCTGATCACCACCGAGGAGTTCGAACGGCGCGTAGATACCAAGATCGAGGAATGCGGCGACCTGGTCGATGAACCTACCGCCGCCATGATGGTGATCGGCGAACTGGGCCGGCAGCATGTGAAGATCAAGGGGCTGAGCGGAAAGTCCAGCCTTTTTTCTTTTTTCGGGAAAGTCATTGACAAGACCGAGCCCAAGGAGTTTAACCGGGCAGATGGCGAGAAGGGCTGGGTTGCCACCCTGCTTCTCGGCGACGAGACAGGAACTACCCGGGTCGTGCTCTGGGATGAGAAAGCCGGAGCAGCAATCGATGTGGTCATTGGCGACGTGCTGGAGATCATTGGCCGGCACCCGGGAAAGAGCACAAAAGAGATCTATGCCCTTGCCCTTCGCCAGGCAAGCTGCGAGATCACCTGCGCCCTGCCGGCACAGGGTACGGGTGCAGACAGCCTTTCCAATGAACCGGTGGATCTCGATGCAGTCATCATCAGCATAAACGAACCCCGCTCATTCACCCGCAGGGACGGCACTACCAGCGAGATGGTGGAAGCCGTGATCGGCGATGACAAGGGTTCGGCACGGCTCGTTGCATGGGCTCCGGAACTGCTGAACGATATCGCTCCCGGCACCACGGTGCATATCACCGGGGCAAAACCCAACAATAAGAGCGAAGGCCGGGATTACAGTCTCGATGAAACGAGCACGGTCGCCGTCACGGGTACGGAGATTTCCGTGCCATTCACACCGCTGGGTTCCGTAAGCGACCAGGGTATCTACTCGGTAAAGGGGCAGGTGAAACAGATGCAGCAGCCCCGCTCCTTTACCACCAAGAGCGGAACTGCTTCATGGGTAAGAAATATTCTCGTCAGTGACGAAGGCGAGGATCTCAAGCTGGTTCTCTGGGGAGATTTTGCCCTGATACCCTTAAAAACGGGCGACCGGGTGGAGGCCTACCATGCAAGCGCCAAACCCGGGCGGTTCGGCGGCATTGAACTGGGCGTAGGCAGGGGCAGTGCATTCAGGGTGCCGGATGAAACGGCACAGCCCATTGTCTTTACCGGGATCATCATCCACGGGAACGGTTGCACGTTTATCGATAATGGCACGGACCGTTACCTGATCGAGGGTAGTTTTCCCCATGGCACCGGGCTTGCGGTAGCCGGGCTTCTCAAGGGAAGCCGGATTATTCCGGAACGGGCCGAGCCGGTAGTTCTCAAACCGGAGGATGTACTGGCACATCTCCAGCGATTCAACGAGAGTCTCAAAGAATAA